One genomic window of Sphingobacterium oryzagri includes the following:
- the gldL gene encoding gliding motility protein GldL: MAKKRKFKLGINTLINWGATVVIVGLMFKILHFKGGEWMIGIGLAVEALLFFIMGFMQSEPEPDWTRVYPELDEDFSGELSARATKPLPVAQTTAMGNTAALDKLLQDAKIDENLIGNLGDGLRTFSDKVSSIAKVADTATATNQFADKLNAASTGAAQLSHAFERAAADLQTFNESSADMQQFKEQVSTFNKNLASLNAIYGNMLSAMNANRS, encoded by the coding sequence ATGGCTAAGAAAAGAAAGTTTAAATTAGGTATTAACACGTTGATCAACTGGGGTGCTACGGTCGTGATCGTTGGTTTGATGTTTAAAATTCTTCATTTTAAGGGCGGGGAATGGATGATCGGTATCGGACTTGCCGTTGAAGCGCTGCTTTTTTTTATCATGGGATTTATGCAGTCGGAACCCGAGCCAGATTGGACAAGAGTATACCCGGAATTGGATGAGGATTTTAGCGGTGAGTTATCGGCTCGTGCCACAAAACCACTTCCCGTAGCGCAAACAACGGCTATGGGTAATACCGCTGCTTTGGATAAGTTGCTGCAGGATGCCAAAATTGATGAAAATCTGATCGGTAATCTAGGAGATGGCTTGCGTACGTTCAGCGATAAAGTTTCTTCGATCGCTAAAGTCGCGGATACAGCAACAGCAACAAACCAATTTGCAGATAAGCTGAATGCCGCCTCTACGGGAGCTGCTCAATTAAGCCATGCTTTTGAACGTGCTGCAGCCGATTTGCAAACGTTTAATGAGTCGTCTGCCGATATGCAGCAATTCAAGGAACAGGTAAGCACGTTCAACAAAAACTTAGCGTCTTTAAATGCGATTTATGGCAATATGTTGTCTGCGATGAATGCGAATCGTTCGTAG
- a CDS encoding uroporphyrinogen-III synthase, translating into MQVDVARAKKVKSILVTLPKPENDKSPYFTLAEKYNLRLDFRGFIHVEGVPAKDVRKEKVNFADFSAVIFTSKNAVDHFFRVCEEMRYEVSSEMKYFCISETIALYLQKYIQYRKRKIFFGKQTAKDLEEVLKKHSKEKFLFPCSDVANEETQKWLQDNGYQFTPAVLFRTVISDIKDLEDVFYDVIVFFSPSSVQSLYENFPDFKQNNTRIAAFGASTQQELLKHDLILDIPAPTPEAPSMTMAVEQYIKQVNK; encoded by the coding sequence ATGCAAGTAGACGTAGCAAGAGCCAAGAAGGTAAAAAGCATTTTAGTTACTTTGCCGAAACCTGAAAATGATAAGTCCCCTTATTTCACTTTGGCTGAAAAATATAACCTAAGGCTAGATTTTAGAGGCTTTATTCATGTAGAAGGTGTTCCCGCAAAGGATGTGCGTAAGGAAAAGGTTAATTTTGCCGATTTTTCTGCCGTTATTTTCACCAGTAAGAATGCTGTAGACCATTTCTTTCGCGTCTGTGAAGAAATGCGGTACGAAGTCTCTTCAGAAATGAAGTATTTTTGTATTTCCGAAACCATCGCACTTTACCTTCAAAAGTATATTCAATACCGCAAACGTAAGATTTTCTTTGGAAAGCAAACCGCGAAAGATCTGGAAGAGGTGTTGAAGAAGCACAGTAAAGAGAAGTTCCTTTTCCCTTGCTCTGACGTAGCAAATGAAGAGACGCAAAAATGGTTGCAGGATAATGGTTACCAATTCACACCTGCTGTCTTGTTCCGGACGGTCATCAGCGATATCAAGGATCTCGAAGACGTATTCTATGACGTTATTGTTTTCTTTAGTCCATCCAGCGTGCAGTCTTTGTACGAAAACTTTCCGGATTTCAAGCAAAACAATACGCGTATTGCTGCTTTTGGGGCGAGCACACAGCAAGAATTGCTGAAACATGACCTTATTTTAGATATTCCGGCACCTACGCCGGAAGCGCCAAGTATGACGATGGCGGTCGAGCAATACATCAAGCAAGTAAACAAATAG
- a CDS encoding SUMF1/EgtB/PvdO family nonheme iron enzyme: MRLNLYHLLVLSFLSLITLFSCKGPSNSGELVGARLNKLKANKTPYGMVLIPGGTFIMGQSDEDITFSQTAQNRQVTIASFYMDDTEISNSEYRQFVNWVRDSILITNFLGDDSYFIESSSGERFIDWNKVGKNSPWRSNDENARERLSSMYYQGEDRIFGKNELDVRLLKYHYEWFDLRAATSARGDRTKSRSDFIIRDTMLIYPDTTVWLNDFSYAQNEPMVEGYFSHPSFDEYPVVGVTWRQAQAFNTWRTRLFNNAASSNKTMERLPYQLPSEAEWEYAARGGKVGMQFPWGGPTARNARGCLMANFKPGRGNYIDDGNAYTAPVYSYFPNDFGLYNMAGNVAEWTQSSYNESANSFVHDMNPTYTYNAKATDNEALKRKVIRGGSWKDIGFFLQNGARQYEYQDTAKSYIGFRSVTRYVGVSN, encoded by the coding sequence ATGAGATTGAATCTATACCATTTGTTAGTTTTGTCATTTCTTAGCCTAATAACATTGTTCAGTTGCAAAGGTCCTTCCAATTCGGGCGAATTGGTTGGCGCGCGCCTGAACAAATTGAAAGCTAATAAAACGCCTTACGGAATGGTGTTAATTCCAGGAGGTACCTTTATTATGGGGCAGTCGGATGAGGATATCACTTTTTCTCAAACCGCACAAAACAGGCAGGTTACCATCGCTTCTTTTTACATGGATGACACCGAAATTTCCAATAGTGAGTATAGACAGTTTGTGAATTGGGTGCGAGATTCGATTTTGATTACGAATTTTCTTGGTGATGACAGCTACTTTATTGAATCCAGTAGTGGCGAGCGATTTATCGATTGGAATAAAGTTGGGAAAAATTCGCCTTGGCGTAGCAACGACGAAAATGCGCGAGAACGCTTATCAAGCATGTATTACCAAGGCGAAGATCGCATCTTCGGAAAGAATGAGCTGGATGTACGCTTGTTAAAATATCATTACGAGTGGTTTGATTTACGTGCTGCAACCTCGGCGCGCGGTGATCGAACGAAGTCGCGCTCGGATTTCATCATCCGTGATACCATGTTAATTTATCCGGATACTACGGTTTGGCTCAACGATTTCAGTTACGCGCAAAACGAACCGATGGTAGAAGGTTATTTCTCGCATCCTTCGTTTGACGAGTATCCGGTAGTAGGCGTTACCTGGCGCCAAGCGCAGGCCTTCAACACGTGGCGTACGCGCTTGTTTAACAATGCTGCATCTTCCAACAAAACGATGGAGCGTTTGCCTTACCAATTGCCGTCCGAAGCGGAGTGGGAATATGCTGCGCGTGGCGGTAAAGTCGGCATGCAATTTCCTTGGGGCGGACCAACGGCCCGCAATGCGCGTGGCTGTTTGATGGCCAATTTCAAACCGGGAAGAGGAAATTATATCGACGATGGCAATGCTTATACAGCGCCCGTTTATTCGTATTTTCCAAATGACTTTGGTCTGTATAACATGGCCGGCAATGTGGCAGAATGGACGCAATCCAGCTACAATGAATCGGCCAATTCTTTTGTGCACGATATGAACCCGACTTATACCTACAATGCAAAAGCAACAGACAATGAAGCTTTGAAGCGAAAAGTAATTCGTGGCGGTTCTTGGAAAGACATTGGTTTCTTTCTGCAAAATGGCGCGCGTCAGTATGAATACCAAGACACTGCAAAATCCTATATTGGTTTCCGTTCGGTTACCCGGTATGTGGGTGTTTCTAATTAA
- the gldN gene encoding gliding motility protein GldN, with amino-acid sequence MKKLIFSVVSVVFSLVALGQQENLSNSTKPVHSEEPPVDGYVKKTDIENRKVIPYSAIRQTDIAYSKRVWREIDLREKMNKAFTSPKSRLIDIIISAVMSGELTAYDPTPTANDPNGDSFRNVLPADQVMARFGGDSVLVEEFNENNEVVSSRYESRTFSGDNVIKFRIKEDWIFDKQRSVFEPRIIGIAPLITPQIPGMDSNAGILPAAGGTTGGSGDPFDPFAVQQDQTSEETPVEQIAAPAPVQDQNAFVPAVDPTPAFWIYFPEARHILVNKEVVNRNNDATGLSYDDVFIKRMFASYIVKESNPEDLRIKDYIGDGVDRLYESERIKKSLMDYEQDLWSY; translated from the coding sequence ATGAAAAAGCTAATATTTTCTGTAGTATCTGTTGTATTTTCGTTGGTTGCTTTGGGGCAGCAAGAAAATCTTTCCAACAGCACAAAGCCCGTTCATTCGGAAGAACCTCCCGTGGATGGCTACGTAAAGAAAACCGATATCGAAAATCGAAAAGTGATTCCTTATTCTGCTATCAGGCAGACGGATATCGCATATTCGAAACGCGTATGGCGTGAAATTGACCTGCGAGAGAAAATGAATAAAGCTTTTACCTCACCCAAATCACGTCTTATCGATATTATTATCTCTGCTGTGATGAGTGGTGAGCTGACGGCCTACGACCCTACGCCTACGGCAAATGATCCGAATGGCGACAGTTTTCGTAACGTCTTGCCTGCCGATCAGGTTATGGCAAGGTTTGGTGGTGATAGTGTGTTGGTGGAAGAGTTTAACGAAAACAATGAGGTCGTTTCTTCACGTTACGAATCACGCACGTTTAGTGGCGACAACGTTATCAAATTCCGGATAAAAGAAGACTGGATATTCGATAAGCAACGCTCGGTATTTGAGCCGCGGATTATCGGTATTGCGCCGTTGATAACGCCGCAAATACCGGGTATGGATAGCAATGCTGGTATCTTGCCCGCTGCAGGCGGCACAACGGGCGGAAGTGGCGATCCTTTTGATCCATTTGCTGTGCAGCAAGATCAAACCAGCGAAGAAACGCCGGTTGAACAAATAGCCGCTCCGGCACCTGTCCAGGATCAAAACGCATTTGTTCCCGCTGTTGACCCTACGCCAGCTTTTTGGATTTACTTTCCCGAAGCACGACATATTTTGGTTAATAAGGAAGTTGTCAATAGAAATAACGATGCTACAGGCTTGAGTTACGACGATGTTTTTATCAAGCGTATGTTTGCAAGCTACATTGTAAAAGAATCTAATCCGGAAGATTTGCGAATAAAAGACTATATTGGCGATGGTGTAGATCGCTTGTACGAATCCGAGCGCATCAAAAAGTCACTGATGGATTACGAGCAAGATTTGTGGTCATACTAA
- a CDS encoding DUF4271 domain-containing protein has protein sequence MYWLKRIVLSSLFCLLAWHGFSQTDSLISTTPPDSIPQLAADTFDYVFPPSDRPNQLLTQFLAKILENSVDFNKSLAAIGAERDGVVSFTGLAKSERPSWVLSCIFGLFVALAVVRLLFPSDFSMIVQAYYHERTLQQVSKEDNMLTSWPYILLYLIFSLALGLFITLIESSFVRLDLLNWNNYFRTAGIVAILFILKILFIRFISFVFEIGRLVREYVTVLYLVYFNSMLFLMPVLLIVALVPTSYFKFVLIFFSVVVSMLFIYRFLRTAFRLFGNLKFSIFYLILYLCALEVAPILILVKTLSN, from the coding sequence ATGTATTGGTTGAAGCGTATCGTATTAAGCAGTCTGTTTTGTCTCCTTGCATGGCATGGGTTTTCTCAGACCGATAGCCTTATTTCAACTACACCGCCGGATAGTATTCCACAGTTGGCTGCCGATACGTTCGATTATGTTTTTCCGCCTAGCGATAGACCGAACCAGCTTTTAACACAGTTTTTAGCAAAAATTCTAGAAAATAGTGTCGATTTTAACAAATCGCTGGCGGCTATAGGTGCCGAACGCGATGGGGTTGTAAGTTTTACGGGGTTAGCAAAGTCCGAACGCCCTTCCTGGGTATTATCCTGCATTTTCGGTTTGTTTGTGGCGCTTGCTGTTGTTCGGCTATTGTTTCCGAGCGATTTTTCTATGATCGTACAGGCGTACTACCACGAGCGTACTTTGCAACAGGTAAGTAAAGAGGATAATATGCTGACCTCTTGGCCTTATATTTTGCTGTATCTTATCTTTAGTCTTGCGTTGGGCTTATTCATCACGCTTATTGAGTCTTCATTTGTACGACTTGATTTACTGAACTGGAACAATTATTTTCGAACGGCCGGTATCGTAGCGATATTGTTTATCCTGAAAATTTTATTTATCCGTTTTATTTCTTTTGTCTTTGAGATCGGCCGCTTGGTTCGGGAATATGTAACCGTACTTTACCTGGTATACTTCAATAGTATGCTATTTTTGATGCCTGTTTTGCTTATTGTCGCCTTGGTGCCTACTAGCTATTTTAAATTTGTGTTAATTTTCTTTAGTGTAGTGGTGTCTATGTTGTTTATTTATAGGTTTTTGAGAACAGCGTTTCGTCTTTTTGGCAATCTTAAATTTTCGATTTTTTATTTAATTCTGTATCTTTGCGCACTCGAAGTAGCGCCAATTTTAATTTTGGTTAAAACACTGAGCAATTAA
- a CDS encoding DNA-3-methyladenine glycosylase I, with translation MKHPEVVRCPWCGTDELYMKYHDEEWGKKVESDHVLFEFLVLESAQAGLSWITILRRREGYRNAFSNFDVEKVAAYNEKKVEELVQDASIIRHRGKIASTVRNAQIFIDIQQEFGSFYNYLYSFMPEKKPIVNALADMKSAPTHTAESDAIAKDLKKRGIKFFGTTICYAFMQAVGMVDDHLNNCSFKRSIA, from the coding sequence ATGAAGCATCCTGAAGTTGTGCGTTGCCCTTGGTGTGGAACAGATGAACTGTACATGAAATATCACGATGAGGAATGGGGAAAAAAAGTAGAATCAGACCATGTACTCTTTGAATTTTTGGTTCTGGAGTCTGCACAGGCCGGTTTGAGCTGGATAACTATACTCCGAAGACGTGAAGGTTACCGGAATGCCTTTAGCAACTTTGACGTAGAAAAAGTAGCTGCCTACAACGAAAAAAAAGTGGAAGAACTTGTGCAGGATGCGAGCATTATCAGGCATCGCGGAAAAATAGCATCGACGGTGAGGAACGCGCAAATTTTCATAGATATCCAACAGGAGTTTGGCTCTTTTTATAATTACCTGTATAGTTTTATGCCAGAAAAAAAACCAATCGTCAATGCCCTAGCCGATATGAAATCAGCACCTACACATACCGCTGAGTCAGACGCAATTGCCAAAGATCTTAAAAAACGAGGCATCAAATTTTTTGGCACAACGATATGCTATGCTTTCATGCAAGCGGTGGGCATGGTAGACGATCATTTAAACAACTGCAGTTTCAAGAGATCAATCGCGTAG
- a CDS encoding cupin-like domain-containing protein, which translates to MKLEPVDSISGVAPKDFVRDYLSKGQPVIIKDFISKDSPCWQKWSYSYFKEIAGAEKVDIYGREEDSQNHAASPPVGTMSFGEYLDKISAEPTELRLFLFNLMKLRPELKKDVIYNDVTGGKVLQWLPYMFFGGEGSSTRNHFDIDMSHVFISQFQGTKRIWLFPNDQSDLMYKLPYNFHSIANPKTSDPEKYPGIKFLQGYEALIHPGDTLYMPAGWWHYIQYETEGYSISVRALANSLSEKITGARNLFITRHFDDTMRKLFKEKWLHYKIEVAKKRADRALKKKMR; encoded by the coding sequence GTGAAATTAGAACCAGTAGATAGTATATCAGGAGTTGCTCCAAAAGATTTTGTTCGGGATTATCTAAGCAAAGGTCAGCCGGTTATCATCAAGGATTTCATAAGCAAAGATAGTCCATGTTGGCAAAAGTGGAGTTACAGCTATTTCAAGGAGATAGCAGGTGCGGAGAAGGTGGATATTTACGGCCGTGAAGAAGATTCACAGAACCATGCGGCTAGTCCGCCCGTGGGCACTATGAGCTTCGGCGAATATTTGGATAAGATTAGCGCCGAGCCAACTGAGCTCCGGTTATTCTTATTTAACTTGATGAAGCTGCGTCCTGAGCTTAAGAAAGATGTTATTTATAATGATGTCACGGGTGGCAAGGTATTGCAATGGTTACCATATATGTTTTTCGGTGGCGAAGGTTCGTCTACACGCAACCATTTTGACATCGATATGTCGCACGTTTTTATATCGCAGTTTCAAGGTACAAAGCGGATATGGTTGTTCCCGAATGATCAGTCTGACTTGATGTACAAATTGCCGTATAATTTTCACAGCATCGCTAACCCCAAAACGTCTGATCCGGAAAAGTATCCGGGAATTAAGTTTTTGCAAGGTTATGAAGCGTTGATACATCCTGGTGATACGTTGTATATGCCAGCAGGTTGGTGGCATTACATTCAGTACGAGACGGAAGGCTATTCCATTTCGGTAAGAGCATTGGCCAATTCGCTAAGCGAAAAAATAACGGGTGCTCGAAACCTCTTTATAACGCGTCATTTTGATGATACGATGCGTAAGCTATTTAAAGAAAAATGGTTGCATTATAAGATCGAGGTGGCAAAGAAAAGAGCCGATCGCGCGCTAAAAAAGAAAATGAGGTAA
- the gldM gene encoding gliding motility protein GldM: MAGNKETPRQRMIGILYLVLLGLVALNVSDSILDAFKNLGNSLNTSTQNTQAGIDNMFLAFRETKLKENPERAQPILAKAEQAQALVSKLTSKVTELNTLLTGEGGGLDEETGDVKYRSSTDISPRLMINEGRGKQLRDLIAATKIELLKLTNNEISLSLDAEDPAARAGIQKSWEEANFGSGIPLTAAITALEKINADAKNAESAVVKHIFGKMDQAVVNLDKFAAVAVAPTSYLIQGQPYTAKVFLTAYDSKAKPQISVGGSSLPVSDGQGIYQVNTSTAGVFTWQGTVRIQQTDGTVKTYQTEPMTYQVAKPSAVVSPDAMNVLYIGVDNPISVSAPGIPNENLSVSGNGVTINKSGNRFIARVSNTGEATINVAAKVDGKTQNIGTSKFRVKRIPKPTARVAGKTGGRVSAAQLRGQNVVSASLDNFEFDAKFNISRFNMYIAKPRVDPIGPYQTSGSSFSAQMKTGLSGVTAGSVVMIYDIVGVGPDGVAQNLDPITFQVTN, encoded by the coding sequence ATGGCAGGAAATAAAGAGACGCCTAGACAGCGGATGATAGGCATTTTATATTTGGTGTTGCTGGGATTGGTGGCATTAAATGTAAGTGATTCTATTCTTGATGCGTTCAAGAATTTAGGAAACAGCTTAAATACATCAACACAAAATACGCAGGCAGGCATTGATAATATGTTTTTGGCTTTTAGGGAGACAAAACTGAAAGAAAATCCAGAGCGTGCGCAGCCCATTTTGGCTAAAGCCGAGCAGGCACAAGCCTTGGTGTCAAAATTAACCAGTAAAGTAACAGAACTCAATACCTTATTGACCGGAGAAGGTGGCGGATTGGACGAAGAAACGGGCGATGTAAAATATAGAAGTTCTACCGATATTTCGCCTCGGCTGATGATTAATGAAGGCCGCGGCAAGCAATTGCGCGATCTTATTGCGGCGACCAAAATTGAACTTCTCAAGTTGACAAATAATGAGATAAGCTTGTCTTTAGATGCGGAAGATCCCGCAGCACGCGCAGGGATTCAAAAATCTTGGGAAGAGGCGAATTTTGGTAGCGGAATTCCGCTAACGGCAGCAATTACGGCGTTGGAGAAGATCAATGCTGATGCCAAGAATGCAGAATCTGCGGTTGTAAAACATATTTTCGGTAAAATGGATCAGGCGGTGGTTAATCTAGATAAGTTTGCGGCGGTGGCCGTTGCGCCAACCTCTTACCTTATCCAAGGACAGCCCTACACAGCGAAAGTGTTTTTGACTGCTTATGATTCAAAAGCGAAACCTCAGATTTCTGTAGGTGGGAGCAGTCTTCCGGTGAGCGACGGACAGGGCATTTATCAAGTCAATACCAGCACGGCGGGCGTGTTCACCTGGCAAGGAACGGTGCGTATACAACAAACCGACGGTACAGTAAAAACCTACCAAACCGAGCCCATGACCTATCAGGTGGCGAAGCCTTCGGCTGTTGTATCGCCGGATGCGATGAATGTGTTGTATATCGGTGTGGATAATCCAATATCGGTTTCCGCGCCGGGTATTCCAAATGAAAATTTGTCGGTATCTGGAAATGGTGTAACGATCAATAAGTCGGGAAACCGTTTCATCGCGCGAGTGAGCAATACCGGCGAAGCAACAATCAACGTAGCTGCAAAAGTTGACGGGAAGACACAAAACATCGGCACGTCGAAGTTCCGTGTTAAACGTATTCCGAAACCGACGGCACGTGTGGCCGGAAAGACGGGTGGTCGTGTGTCGGCGGCGCAATTACGTGGTCAAAATGTGGTTTCGGCTTCACTGGATAATTTCGAATTTGATGCGAAATTTAATATTTCACGTTTCAATATGTATATCGCAAAACCACGTGTAGATCCGATCGGTCCTTATCAAACCTCCGGATCGTCGTTCTCGGCACAGATGAAAACAGGCTTGAGTGGCGTTACCGCTGGTTCTGTGGTGATGATCTACGACATCGTAGGCGTTGGGCCGGATGGCGTGGCACAAAACTTGGACCCGATTACGTTTCAGGTGACGAATTAA
- a CDS encoding lipopolysaccharide biosynthesis protein: MSSVKKFLSDTAIYGLTTIVSRMLAFLMTPLYLRKFKAAAEYGVYSNFYAWVSMLNAILAFGMETTYFRFLQKVEKDEKEKVYNNSFLIILFISTLLLASVFLFTRPIAAWFADGQDVTPYVKYVKYFAIILIADALAVVPFAKLRADGRPIRYSYLRFINILVMVSSNLFFIILLPRLITASAFWANMAGNWYNDGIIGFVFLSNLLASVVTLVLLLPELLKLRFRLDKTLLQEMLAYSFPILVANISYIINENLDKMIFPKLMPGSAGMTDLGIYSAVAKLAIFLQLFVTAFRLGAEPFFFSYAKNENAQKTYAKIMQYFVLLMVLVMIALVVNLSWLKKFIQGNDFNPEVYWTGLKIVPILLFNFVLLGIYMNLSVWYKLTDKTRFAFYITGIGAVITVVLNVLLIPRYSYVGAVLSTTVVYLVMIAVSLFWGQKYYPIPYPLLRICAYLLLAIMVSYMSFVVFESNFWIGNGMLLLAALSIAFSERKMIREFLVKK; the protein is encoded by the coding sequence GTGTCTTCCGTTAAGAAGTTTTTAAGCGATACGGCCATTTATGGCTTGACCACGATCGTTTCCCGGATGCTGGCCTTCCTGATGACGCCCTTGTATCTACGGAAGTTTAAAGCAGCGGCCGAATACGGCGTATATTCCAATTTTTACGCTTGGGTATCTATGCTGAATGCGATCTTGGCTTTTGGGATGGAGACTACGTACTTTCGGTTTTTGCAAAAGGTAGAAAAAGACGAGAAGGAAAAAGTTTACAACAATAGCTTTTTGATTATTTTGTTTATCTCGACGCTGCTGCTGGCTTCGGTTTTTCTTTTTACACGACCGATTGCCGCATGGTTTGCGGATGGACAGGATGTTACGCCATATGTGAAATATGTAAAATATTTCGCCATTATTTTGATTGCCGATGCGCTGGCAGTGGTGCCATTTGCGAAGTTACGAGCCGACGGTCGGCCGATTCGATACAGCTATCTCCGGTTTATCAATATTTTGGTGATGGTGTCTTCCAATCTATTTTTTATCATTTTGTTGCCTCGCTTAATCACCGCGTCAGCCTTTTGGGCGAATATGGCTGGGAATTGGTATAACGACGGTATTATCGGTTTTGTGTTTTTGTCTAACTTACTGGCGAGTGTGGTCACGCTCGTGCTATTACTGCCCGAACTGCTTAAGCTGCGTTTTCGTCTGGATAAAACACTTTTGCAAGAGATGCTTGCCTACAGTTTCCCCATATTGGTCGCCAATATTTCTTACATCATCAACGAAAACCTGGATAAGATGATCTTTCCGAAGTTGATGCCTGGTTCTGCCGGCATGACCGACTTGGGGATATACAGTGCTGTGGCTAAACTTGCTATATTTTTGCAGCTTTTCGTGACTGCCTTTCGTCTGGGAGCAGAGCCTTTTTTCTTTTCTTATGCGAAGAATGAAAATGCGCAGAAAACCTATGCCAAAATCATGCAATATTTCGTGCTGTTAATGGTGCTCGTCATGATTGCATTGGTTGTTAATCTAAGCTGGTTGAAGAAATTTATACAAGGGAATGATTTCAATCCGGAAGTATACTGGACAGGATTGAAAATCGTGCCCATCTTGCTGTTCAATTTTGTGCTTTTGGGCATCTATATGAATTTATCTGTTTGGTATAAGCTGACTGATAAAACACGCTTTGCATTTTATATCACCGGTATCGGCGCGGTCATAACCGTTGTGCTGAATGTGTTGTTGATACCGAGATATTCCTATGTTGGCGCGGTGTTATCGACCACGGTCGTATATCTCGTGATGATCGCCGTTTCGCTATTCTGGGGGCAGAAATATTATCCGATACCGTATCCTTTGTTACGTATTTGCGCTTATCTGCTGTTAGCAATTATGGTCTCTTATATGAGCTTTGTGGTGTTCGAAAGCAATTTCTGGATCGGCAACGGCATGTTGTTGCTGGCGGCGCTGTCTATCGCTTTCAGCGAGCGAAAAATGATTCGAGAATTTTTGGTGAAAAAATAA
- the dusB gene encoding tRNA dihydrouridine synthase DusB, with the protein MAVKIGEHIDLGEFPLLLAPMEDVSDPPFRYVCKQNGVDMMYTEFISSEGLIRDAAKSRQKLDIFEYERPIGIQIFGSDIEHMRRSAEICTLANPDLIDINYGCPVKNVVCKGAGSSLLQDIDKMVAMTKAVVEATHLPVTVKTRLGWDDNTKNVYEVAERLQDIGIKALAIHGRTRAQMYKGQADWRMIRDIKRNPRIKIPIFGNGDVDSVEKAAAWRQEFEVDGIMIGRASIGYPWIFREIKHFFETGERLEGPTIIERVEVCKTHLTKSIEWKGDKTGIFEMRRHYANYFKGIPNFKEYRMQLVGLQNQNEILEVLEEIKDKFAEEVV; encoded by the coding sequence ATGGCTGTTAAGATTGGTGAACATATTGATTTAGGGGAATTTCCGCTTTTACTGGCTCCGATGGAGGATGTTAGCGATCCGCCATTTCGGTACGTATGTAAACAGAACGGTGTGGATATGATGTATACGGAATTTATCTCCTCCGAGGGATTAATTCGTGATGCCGCAAAGTCGCGTCAAAAGCTTGATATTTTTGAATATGAGCGCCCTATCGGCATCCAGATTTTCGGATCTGATATCGAACATATGCGGCGTTCTGCTGAGATATGTACACTAGCCAATCCAGATTTGATCGACATCAACTACGGTTGTCCGGTCAAAAACGTCGTTTGCAAAGGTGCAGGTTCTTCTTTGCTGCAAGACATTGATAAAATGGTAGCCATGACCAAAGCGGTTGTGGAAGCAACTCACCTTCCCGTAACGGTTAAAACGCGCCTGGGCTGGGATGATAACACAAAAAATGTGTACGAAGTTGCCGAGCGCCTACAAGATATCGGTATCAAGGCGTTGGCGATTCATGGCCGCACGCGCGCCCAAATGTACAAAGGACAAGCCGATTGGCGCATGATTCGCGACATCAAGCGAAATCCGCGCATCAAAATCCCGATTTTTGGAAACGGTGATGTAGATTCAGTGGAAAAAGCCGCTGCATGGCGACAGGAATTTGAGGTGGACGGCATCATGATCGGTCGTGCTTCCATTGGCTACCCGTGGATATTTAGAGAAATTAAACACTTTTTTGAAACGGGCGAACGCCTGGAAGGGCCAACAATTATCGAACGTGTAGAAGTTTGCAAAACGCACCTTACGAAATCCATCGAGTGGAAAGGCGATAAAACCGGCATCTTCGAAATGCGCAGGCATTATGCCAACTACTTTAAAGGTATTCCCAACTTTAAGGAGTATAGAATGCAGTTGGTGGGGTTACAAAACCAAAACGAGATACTGGAAGTACTCGAAGAAATAAAAGATAAATTTGCAGAAGAGGTCGTTTAG